A single Entelurus aequoreus isolate RoL-2023_Sb linkage group LG11, RoL_Eaeq_v1.1, whole genome shotgun sequence DNA region contains:
- the tstd3 gene encoding thiosulfate sulfurtransferase/rhodanese-like domain-containing protein 3, with amino-acid sequence MALRKCLGGFRAAYRLLWNSNVLLSASTASRRTLSSVYRRPCCTKLWLGTRSVASVTASTDVTYDQLRRLLAAGKAVVIDVREPWELREFGIIPGSINVPLGQVNAALQLVPEEFREQYGGEMPGQADNVVFTCLKGIRSKTALDTATSLGYKDVQHYPGGWQDWAKKEHHN; translated from the exons ATGGCTCTCCGCAAGTGTCTGGGCGGTTTCAGAGCTGCCTACCGGCTGTTATGGAACAGTAATGTCCTTCTAAGTGCCTCTACCGCGAGCAGACGAACATTGTCCAGTGTTTACAGGCGGCCATGTTGCACCA AGTTGTGGCTCGGCACCCGCAGCGTGGCCTCCGTGACAGCCAGCACAGATGTGACTTATGACCAGCTGAGGCGGCTCCTGGCCGCTGGCAAGGCTGTTGTTATAGACGTCAGAGAACCGTGGGAGCTCCGAGAGTTCGGCATCATCCCTGGATCCATTAACGTCCCCT TGGGCCAAGTGAACGCAGCCCTGCAGCTTGTTCCCGAAGAGTTCAGGGAGCAGTATGGCGGTGAGATGCCTGGACAAGCAGACAACGTAGTGTTCACTTGCCTGAAAGGCATCCGGAGCAAGACTGCACTAGACACAGCCACCTCGCTGGGATACAAAGA TGTCCAGCATTACCCAGGTGGATGGCAAGACTGGGCTAAAAAAGAACATCATAACTGA